A region of Zeugodacus cucurbitae isolate PBARC_wt_2022May chromosome 5, idZeuCucr1.2, whole genome shotgun sequence DNA encodes the following proteins:
- the LOC105210051 gene encoding allatostatin-A receptor — protein sequence MDVLPTLCSSERLTNNGSNVSGFDCNSNSLNLVNTKSLGIIGTTASLIAMAGAGTDGNYTLPPDNLLDFEFDPLERVVSAIVPAFFGVIGVAGLLGNALVIFVVVANQQMRSTTNLLIINLAVSDILFVVFCVPFTAADYVLPTWPFGNLWCKFVQYMIVVTCHCSVYTLVLMSFDRFLAVVHPVTSMSLRTERNAMLAILCAWILILSSAIPVALAHSVRLYYFKGRSYTACVFSTEEEGWSLIGFQISFFMSSYVAPLTLISFLYMGMLARLWRAAPGCKPSEESRKGKRRVTRMVVVVVLAFAICWLPIHLILVMKALTWYPGTHASVIVQIISHVLAYTNSCINPILYAFLSDNFRKAFRKVVGCGNQPLFPMSHQATKTTRTTGNVTSNAEML from the exons ATGGATGTACTGCCAACACTTTGCTCATCCGAACGGTTGACAAATAACGGTAGCAACGTTAGTGGTTTTgactgcaacagcaacagcttgaACTTGGTCAACACAAAGAGTCTGGGTATTATTGGCACGACTGCGAGTTTAATTGCAATGGCTGGTGCTGGTACAGATGGTAATTATACACTACCGCCGGACAATCTGTTGGATTTCGAATTCGATCCACTCGAGCGTGTTGTGTCCGCCATAGTGCCGGCATTCTTTGGCGTTATTGGTGTTGCTGGCCTGCTGGGCAATGCATTGGTCATATTCG TTGTCGTGGCTAATCAACAAATGCGCTCCACCACCAACCTACTCATCATTAATCTGGCCGTCTCTGACATTCTGTTTGTCGTCTTTTGTGTGCCATTCACCGCTGCGGATTATGTTCTGCCCACCTGGCCATTTGGAAATCTGTGGTGCAAGTTCGTACAGTACATGATTGTGGTGACCTGTCATTGCAGCGTCTACACGTTGGTGTTGATGTCATTCGATCGCTTTTTGGCTGTCGTTCACCCGGTGACGAGCATGTCATTGCGCACCGAACGCAATGCGATgct CGCCATCTTATGTGCTTGGATTCTCATCCTCTCTTCGGCTATTCCTGTGGCTTTGGCTCACTCGGTTCGTCTGTATTATTTTAAAGGACGCAGTTACACAGCTTGTGTTTTCTCCACCGAAGAGGAGGGGTGGAGTTTAATCGGATTTCAG ATCTCTTTCTTTATGTCTTCATATGTGGCGCCTTTGACTTTAATATCCTTCCTATACATGGGTATGTTGGCGCGTCTTTGGCGAGCCGCACCGGGTTGTAAGCCCTCCGAAGAGTCCAG GAAAGGTAAACGACGTGTAACCaggatggttgttgttgtagttttggcATTCGCTATATGTTGGCTACCAATACAT CTCATACTCGTCATGAAAGCGCTGACATGGTACCCCGGCACACATGCCTCTGTCATTGTACAAATTATCTCACACGTCTTGGCATACACGAACTCCTGCATTAATCCAATATTGTATGCCTTCCTCTCTGACAACTTCCGCAAGGCCTTTAGGAAG GTTGTCGGCTGTGGCAATCAACCGCTCTTCCCAATGTCACATCAAGCTACAAAGACGACACGCACCACCGGCAATGTAACATCAAATGCCGAAATGCTGTAA